In Pseudomonas sp. ADAK2, the genomic window CGCCTCGGTCCAGCAAGGCGCCAAGGCGGTAGCCGATGGCAATCAAGGGTTGAGGCATGGCGCCTTGGGACAGCTGTGCAATGTCGGTATCCGGCAGTTGCTCGCAGGCTACTCCTGCCACTGACATCGCCAGCAAGCGCACCTCGGCCAATTCGGCACGCTGGTCGTCGCGGTGCAGCCACCAGGCGATAAGGAGCATACCGTCGCTGTGCAGAATGCGGGAGGTTGGCACCAGATTGGCCAATGCCATGCTCAGGTTAAGCATGGCAAACGCCAGGAAGAATGCTGACATTAGCCCCTCGGTGAGCCAGCCCAATCCCGCTGAGACCAGGCCCATGAGCAAGTTGGCCAAGGGCCCCATCAGCACAAACCACAGCATCTGTTTGCGCAGCGGAAGCTGACAGTTTGTCGCCGCCATTACGTAACCGCCGAGTCGACGCCCCTTGAGCTGTGGCGACCAGCGAATCTGCCAATTCCGGCGTCGTACCTGAACCTCCACGGCGGCGACTCGCATCATCAACACCGGCATGTGATGCAACCTGGCGCCCAGGTAATGACCGCCTTCATGCACGACCAAGGCAACGACACCT contains:
- a CDS encoding M50 family metallopeptidase, with protein sequence MKISKTLVILNNLLRLLQVLMGLAGWIGAGVTLGLHLRFDLQPFLSMILASGLGVVALVVHEGGHYLGARLHHMPVLMMRVAAVEVQVRRRNWQIRWSPQLKGRRLGGYVMAATNCQLPLRKQMLWFVLMGPLANLLMGLVSAGLGWLTEGLMSAFFLAFAMLNLSMALANLVPTSRILHSDGMLLIAWWLHRDDQRAELAEVRLLAMSVAGVACEQLPDTDIAQLSQGAMPQPLIAIGYRLGALLDRGDFRAATQLEQNLEAVLQEHAQSLNGMGTLITLLRVEFAFVRAYLEQDARHLWDDWANSDLDWFNPWLRPRCAALRAFLQGDLQRGEQYLQQALAAANNSVVTTIRRSEALLADSLRALPAAVQSKDLEPECVS